A section of the Scleropages formosus chromosome 12, fSclFor1.1, whole genome shotgun sequence genome encodes:
- the LOC114912047 gene encoding C-X-C chemokine receptor type 1-like produces MDADAGPFSLTREPNNSHIFGDIMDVYDELVDYYNALNASGAGNDTFVPNPNTFACEPFAPEAALGAAVCAFCTALFLLAAPGNLLVGVVLSSGTHTLLPSDVYLLHLAAADTLLSLALPFWGWAALLGWVFGDAACKLLSLLLELSFYSSILLLACISADRYRLVVRPAQSRREARGKRDWLMCVTVWALGAVLSLPALFRVAERPAGSDRTICVDSYSPDSASAWRLATRVVRHTLGFLLPLAVMLLCYGAAAARLRRVRSPRGRRARQLIVAVVGAFLLCWAPHHVAVMADTLQRVWLVPHGCAARRVVGGAEFATQCLGFLHSLANPVLYAFMGHRFREDLLRRFRNRVLCQGSEGPRNSRSGSQTSSGL; encoded by the coding sequence AACCCAACAACAGTCACATCTTCGGCGACATCATGGACGTCTATGATGAACTTGTGGATTATTACAACGCTCTCAATGCCTCGGGGGCGGGCAATGACACCTTCGTGCCGAACCCCAACACCTTCGCCTGCGAGCCCTTCGCCCCAGAGGCCGCTCTGGGCGCGGCCGTGTGCGCCTTCTGCACGGCGCTCTTCCTGCTGGCAGCTCCCGGCAACTTGCTCGTGGGCGTGGTGCTCTCGTCCGGCACCCACACACTGCTGCCCTCCGACGTGTACCTGCTGCACCTGGCGGCAGCCGACACCCTGCTCTCCCTCGCGTTGCCCTTCTGGGGCTGGGCGGCGCTGCTCGGCTGGGTGTTTGGCGACGCTGCCTGTAAGCTGCTGAGCCTCTTGCTGGAACTCAGCTTCTACAGCAGCATCCTACTGCTGGCGTGCATCAGCGCCGACCGCTACCGGCTCGTGGTGCGGCCCGCCCAGTCCCGGCGGGAGGCGCGCGGGAAGCGCGACTGGCTCATGTGCGTCACCGTATGGGCGCTCGGAGCCGTGCTCTCGCTGCCGGCGCTCTTCAGGGTTGCCGAGAGGCCCGCGGGCTCCGACCGCACCATCTGCGTGGACAGCTACTCCCCGGACAGCGCCTCCGCCTGGCGCCTCGCCACACGTGTCGTGCGCCACACCCTGGGCTTCCTGCTGCCACTGGCCGTCATGCTGCTGTGCTAcggcgcggcggcggcgcggcTCCGGCGCGTCAGGAGTCCCCGGGGGCGCCGTGCCAGGCAGCTCATCGTGGCCGTGGTGGGGGCCTTCCTGCTGTGCTGGGCGCCGCACCACGTGGCCGTCATGGCCGACACGCTGCAGAGGGTCTGGCTGGTGCCTCACGGGTGCGCCGCTCGCCGGGTTGTGGGCGGAGCCGAGTTCGCCACCCAGTGCCTGGGCTTCCTGCACAGCCTCGCGAACCCGGTGCTCTACGCCTTCATGGGACACAGGTTCAGAGAGGACCTGCTCAGGCGGTTCAGAAACAGAGTGCTGTGCCAGGGCTCCGAGGGACCGCGGAACAGCCGCTCTGGCTCCCAGACCTCGTCCGGGCTGTGA